One Alkalicoccus halolimnae DNA segment encodes these proteins:
- a CDS encoding G5 and 3D domain-containing protein, translating to MPFKIHSFFRKSSAKPVRPLFAAFAVLCLLGAVTVYDVTKAQVTVYANGEDMTYKTHAETVGEVLEENEIELDDHDRVQPPKAEEVSEETDIRIIRVEKETDIVEETIDYNTVQENDETLPAGEKEVQQTGAEGSVEKHYEVTMENGEEISRRLVKKEVVAESEEKIISVGTKEQQEEAAGPWQTFTATAYTASCSGCSGVTRTGVDLKADPDARVIAVDPDVIPLGSRVEVKGHGEFLAADTGGAITGNKIDIFMSGKADAREFGRRNVQVRVLD from the coding sequence ATGCCATTCAAGATTCATTCGTTTTTCCGAAAGTCGTCAGCCAAGCCTGTTCGTCCGTTATTTGCTGCTTTTGCTGTTCTTTGTCTGCTTGGTGCAGTTACTGTTTACGACGTTACAAAGGCCCAGGTCACTGTTTACGCCAACGGTGAAGACATGACTTACAAAACCCATGCAGAAACAGTGGGCGAAGTACTGGAAGAAAACGAAATTGAACTGGATGATCACGACCGCGTACAGCCTCCAAAAGCAGAAGAAGTGTCTGAAGAAACCGACATCCGGATTATCCGCGTTGAAAAAGAAACCGACATTGTTGAAGAAACAATTGATTATAATACCGTACAGGAAAATGACGAAACGCTGCCGGCCGGAGAAAAAGAAGTACAGCAGACCGGAGCCGAGGGAAGCGTGGAAAAGCATTACGAAGTGACGATGGAAAATGGGGAAGAAATTTCCCGCAGACTCGTTAAAAAAGAAGTGGTAGCAGAAAGCGAAGAAAAAATTATTTCTGTAGGAACTAAGGAACAGCAGGAGGAAGCTGCAGGTCCCTGGCAGACGTTCACCGCTACGGCTTATACAGCTTCATGCAGCGGCTGCTCCGGAGTCACCCGGACAGGGGTGGATCTGAAAGCAGATCCTGATGCCCGGGTCATTGCAGTAGACCCGGACGTCATCCCGCTCGGTTCCCGTGTGGAAGTAAAAGGCCACGGGGAATTTCTGGCTGCAGACACCGGGGGAGCCATTACAGGAAACAAAATTGATATTTTCATGTCTGGAAAAGCCGATGCCAGAGAGTTTGGACGTCGAAATGTCCAGGTGCGCGTTCTCGACTAA
- the rnmV gene encoding ribonuclease M5, with the protein MIVVEGKNDTQTLRRFVQCDTIETSGSGITKTTIEKIRLANERRGVIIFTDPDFPGQKIRHIIDQSVPGCRHAFLPKHAAIDEQKGKVGIEHADKEAILEALDAVKTSLPNAEKEAVPSWLELHEAGLLAGPGAREKREKLGNMLHIGYSNGKQFVKRLQQFQISRREFYEAVQKLEEKS; encoded by the coding sequence ATGATTGTCGTAGAAGGAAAGAATGATACCCAGACCCTCCGCCGCTTCGTCCAGTGTGACACTATTGAAACGAGCGGTTCGGGGATTACGAAAACGACGATTGAGAAAATCCGGCTTGCCAATGAGAGGCGGGGCGTTATTATTTTTACGGATCCGGATTTTCCCGGTCAGAAAATCCGTCATATTATCGATCAGTCGGTGCCGGGGTGCAGGCATGCCTTTCTCCCGAAACATGCAGCGATTGATGAACAAAAAGGGAAGGTAGGGATTGAGCATGCTGATAAAGAAGCTATCCTGGAGGCACTCGACGCCGTGAAAACCTCTCTTCCGAATGCCGAAAAAGAAGCGGTGCCTTCCTGGCTCGAGCTTCACGAAGCAGGGCTGCTGGCCGGACCCGGTGCAAGAGAAAAGCGCGAGAAGCTGGGGAATATGCTCCATATCGGCTATTCAAACGGCAAGCAGTTTGTGAAGCGGCTGCAGCAGTTCCAAATCAGCCGCCGGGAATTTTATGAAGCAGTACAAAAGCTGGAGGAAAAATCATGA